ATCGCCATAAACGCGCCGGTCATGACGATAATGGAAAAGATCGCCCGTTCGGCGGATGTGATCTCCCAGGGTTTCTTGCCTTCTTCCAGGGTCGTGTCTTCGGCCGGCAGTGCCATATCAATCTCTCTCTATCGCGACGGTAGCGCCCATGCCGGAGCGGAGCCCGTCACTATTTTCAAGTCTGATGCGAACATTGAAGCGCTGGTCGAGTTTGGTAAATTCGCCGCTGGCGATATCTCTTGGAACGAGACTGAAGGTCGAAGCGGAGGTCGGGGCGATGGATTCAACCGTCCCATCGATCTTTTTTCCTTCGATGGCGTCGACGGTGATCTCGACACGGTTGCCCGGTTTGACGCCTTTCATCTTCTTTTCAGAAAGAAGCACCTCGCAGTAGAGCGCCCGGGGATCCGTGACGGCGTAGACGGGGGTGCCTTTTTTGACCACTTTGGGAGCGTCGAAAAATTTTTTGGCGACGATTCCGTCAAAGGGTGCGTAGAGTTCGGTGTAGGTGATTTTGTGCATCACGTCTTCGACGGCGGAGCGCAGCGCCTCGCGCTCCTCTTCCATCGCCGTGATCTTTTTGGAGAGTTCGGCGATCTGTTTTTCATTGACTTTGGAGAGTTTCAGACCATTTTGTGCCTTTTTCAGGTTCTCTTTCAGTGCCTCCAATTCTTTTTCCATCGCTTCGATATTTTTATGAAGGGCGTCCCGTTCCGTTTTGACGGTTTCGTACTTTTCGCTTTCAATAAGCCGTTTGGCCAGCAAATCGGCAAAGCGTGCTTCATCTTTTT
This genomic interval from Hydrogenimonas urashimensis contains the following:
- a CDS encoding HlyD family secretion protein, with the protein product MSKKTGSLLLIAIVIALVAVGYRYIHFRTTHAVSDAAFIKSDRLSTLAFKVGGKVIEMTKTANSPVKKGELLAKIDPVDFITAKEELQHRLHALTQKIGATKLQRVRLKKMLALQSEISGNDVSALRQSIASASMKIASAKTRLAKLEKDEARFADLLAKRLIESEKYETVKTERDALHKNIEAMEKELEALKENLKKAQNGLKLSKVNEKQIAELSKKITAMEEEREALRSAVEDVMHKITYTELYAPFDGIVAKKFFDAPKVVKKGTPVYAVTDPRALYCEVLLSEKKMKGVKPGNRVEITVDAIEGKKIDGTVESIAPTSASTFSLVPRDIASGEFTKLDQRFNVRIRLENSDGLRSGMGATVAIERD